A genomic segment from Aspergillus puulaauensis MK2 DNA, chromosome 1, nearly complete sequence encodes:
- a CDS encoding uncharacterized protein (COG:S;~EggNog:ENOG410PPX5;~InterPro:IPR016181), translating into MAYQFFAKAHQAKRPSASPPLPQHSSSPQTSRSIHSKPPKYPPPMVASPPPAPSVPSTVNIATKLKPPTSKDPSFQPRAYPHPIQHGYSTPHDHVTVEPVNTAHIQSLSRITGLLLPIRYPNSFYTATVTDPVIASVSRVAIYHDHPVAAAPPSAPTQSPTSGTDKVIGGIRCRLERLTPGTSEAPSQSGNEREPTNLYIQTLHLLSPYRGYGVAASLLNSLLFSSPPSPNPTSKSGYKLSDLVKHYNIRSVTAHVHEANEDGLKWYISRGFQVEEEVVENYYRRLKPSGARIVKLELQRGYATNDNQATEILAQPPAVHTETSRKVSPDADDDWEKVEAEDELEPEELGVQSFTESTFLDINESARRKRKADEEPQRH; encoded by the coding sequence ATGGCATACCAGTTCTTTGCCAAAGCCCACCAGGCTAAGCGGCCCTCCGCTTCTCCCCCGCTCCCCCAGCACTCCTCATCTCCGCAAACATCGCGGAGCATTCATAGCAAGCCTCCAAAGTACCCCCCGCCAATGGTggcttctccgcctccagcGCCATCAGTGCCCTCGACTGTCAATATAGCCACAAAACTGAAACCGCCAACCTCGAAAGACCCTTCATTCCAGCCCCGGGCGTACCCTCATCCCATTCAGCATGGCTATTCTACTCCGCACGATCATGTCACAGTAGAGCCAGTGAACACGGCTCATATTCAGTCGCTATCTCGTATTACCGGTCTCCTCTTGCCCATCCGCTACCCAAATTCTTTCTACACCGCTACTGTCACAGATCCCGTGATCGCATCTGTCTCGCGCGTGGCCATATACCATGATCACCCGGTAGCCGCCGCGCCGCCGTCGGCGCCAACGCAATCGCCTACATCAGGGACTGACAAAGTTATTGGTGGCATCCGGTGTCGACTGGAGCGACTCACCCCGGGCACCTCTGAAGCTCCTTCGCAATCAGGCAACGAGCGGGAACCCACAAACCTGTATATCCAAACACTACACCTACTCTCTCCGTATCGTGGCTACGGAGTGGCAGCATCTCTGCTCAATTCGCTGCTATTCTCGTCTCCGCCTAGCCCCAATCCAACCTCGAAATCGGGGTACAAATTGTCAGACCTTGTGAAACATTACAACATCCGCTCTGTCACAGCCCATGTGCACGAGGCAAACGAGGACGGCCTCAAGTGGTACATCTCACGTGGATTTCAGGTAGAGGAAGAGGTAGTCGAGAACTACTATCGCCGTCTGAAGCCTTCGGGCGCGCGGATTGTCAAATTAGAGCTCCAGCGGGGCTACGCCACAAATGACAATCAAGCCACCGAAATTCTTGCACAACCCCCAGCGGTACACACGGAGACTAGCAGAAAAGTCTCACCGGACGCAGATGATGACTGGGAAAAGGTCGAGGCGGAGGACGAACTCGAGCCCGAAGAACTTGGGGTGCAGTCGTTTACGGAGTCTACATTCTTAGATATAAATGAATCCGCAAGGAGGAAGCGAAAGGCCGATGAAGAACCGCAGAGGCATTAA
- a CDS encoding SGF11 family protein (COG:K;~EggNog:ENOG410PJI8;~InterPro:IPR013246;~PFAM:PF08209): MSEQNGTDGQRAYQAGTIAKLTCDVLNDTFYNIIHDIVAKAHREEKVARMRSAVVVARQKGEEEAARRREEAGTKPAAPAKPGDQDSEEFKDIRIETDAAVFDEGKVYLKGNPLHTTKEIVCPDCRLPRLLYPVTGVGARPPPDPYREYCQKQPMINKPGHDVHGSPFATDKLNPKKKKQTNTSTPASSPPTTPDGSFKQAAPEKVSFPTVKCPNCPRYFVVTRVAQHLDRCLGLSGRQVNRNKTPQDNGTSTPASVSTKRSLDDDTPTTLPKKKKLGAPKKLSGKKPPPPSKLKNGITPDMASSGDREIKTETNGDA, translated from the exons ATGAGCGAACAAAACGGCACCGACGGGCAAAGGGCATACCAAGCCGGAACGATTGCGAAATTA ACTTGCGACGTTTTGAATGACACTTTCTATAATATCATTCATGACATTGTTGCGAAAGCCCATCGTGAAGAAAAGGTTGCCCGGATGCGCTCTGCGGTAGTTGTTGCAAGGCagaaaggcgaagaagaagcagctaGACGCcgtgaagaagctggaacCAAACCTGCTGCCCCAGCGAAACCAGGTGATCAGGACTCGGAAGAGTTCAAGGACATTCGCATTGAGACCGATGCAGCAGTTTTTGATGAAGGCAAGGTCTACCTTAAGGGAAACCCACTTCATACAACGAAAGAGATTGTTTGTCCTGATTGTCGATTACCTCGTCTTTTATACCCAGTGACTGGCGTTGGAGCCCGACCTCCGCCAGATCCCTACAGGGAGTATTGTCAGAAGCAACCGATGATTAACAAACCTGGTCATGACGTCCATGGAAGCCCATTTGCGACTGACAAGCTGAAtccgaagaaaaagaaacagacgAACACGTCAACACCAGCGTCGAGTCCTCCCACAACACCCGATGGCTCTTTCAAGCAAGCAGCTCCGGAGAAAGTGTCATTTCCGACAGTCAAATGCCCAAATTGCCCGCGCTACTTCGTTGTTACACGAGTTGCACAGCATTTGGATAGATGCCTGGGTCTTTCTGGTAGACAGGTCAACAGGAACAAAACACCACAGGACAATGGCACTAGCACCCCGGCTTCCGTTTCGACAAAACGGTCCTTGGATGATGATACTCCCACAACGctgccaaagaagaagaagctgggtGCGCCGAAGAAGTTATCTGGGAAGAAGCCACCACCTCCTTCGAAGTTAAAGAACGGTATCACGCCTGATATGGCATCTTCTGGGGACCGCGAAATCAAGACTGAAACAAACGGAGATGCATAA
- a CDS encoding C2HC5-type zinc finger protein (COG:K;~EggNog:ENOG410PHB9;~InterPro:IPR009349,IPR039128;~PFAM:PF06221;~go_component: GO:0005634 - nucleus [Evidence IEA];~go_function: GO:0008270 - zinc ion binding [Evidence IEA];~go_process: GO:0006355 - regulation of transcription, DNA-templated [Evidence IEA]), whose product MNISPFVPRLAKILPLDSDSLSQILTYAADLSKEEAADHLKNLLGDSPAAFEFISAFNSHRDERQQQSTTASHPSPSQTPSPGAGSTRKNKKSKPPLHSAGPPRRPENFGNVAGGYKKADLDEDYMSSRSRTLDVGPSSSLKIPSHQGSATSSRNQSPTGGGGGGSKAPPSAAGPVLSDLLPNVKSKAAKPSRAGGGGGSGTATPKGSLTTNNISDLTAAIAALEVSTNPKLGGEKRKCTCYGTLHPVFDAAPNCLSCGKIICSLEGLQPCSFCGTPLLSNDEIQSMIRELRAERGQEKMRAHNDSLHHEGGPGVTTSSPSQSSSKLDAARAHRDKLLQFQAQNAKRTRVVDEAADFDTPNVSSTMWMTPSQRALALKKQQRIMREMEEKARPEWEKKKAIMSLDIKGGRVRKVYQTAPTETTSAAAEDEETEDLSYDVGRQRSGGEAFSRNPLLAAGGLMRPVWKAPEEKKGEPKERQQTWRRVQDDRDDNEQWILDGGLHGYTESTSET is encoded by the coding sequence ATGAATATCTCCCCCTTTGTCCCACGGCTTGCCAAAATCCTGCCCCTCGACTCCGACTCCCTAAGCCAGATTCTCACCTACGCCGCCGACCTTTCCAAGGAAGAAGCCGCCGACCACCTCAAAAATCTCCTAGGCGACTCTCCCGCTGCATTCGAATTCATATCAGCGTTTAACTCGCACAGGGACGAGCGTCAACAACAATCTACCACAGCGTCGCATCCCTCGCCGTCTCAGACACCAAGCCCCGGAGCAGGCTCTACAAGGAAAAATAAGAAGAGCAAACCACCGCTGCATAGCGCGGGACCTCCACGGAGGCCTGAGAATTTCGGGAATGTTGCTGGGGGTTACAAGAAAGCAGATTTGGATGAGGATTATATGTCTTCGAGGAGCCGGACGCTGGATGTTGGACCGAGCTCGAGTTTGAAGATACCTTCGCACCAGGGATCTGCAACATCGTCAAGAAATCAATCGCCCactggtggaggaggtgggggaTCGAAAGCCCCGCCCTCTGCTGCCGGGCCAGTATTAtcagatcttcttccaaatGTGAAGTCCAAGGCGGCAAAGCCTTCgagggctggaggaggcggaggttcTGGGACGGCGACGCCGAAAGGATCCCTGACTACGAACAACATTTCAGATCTAACGGCCGCGATTGCTGCGCTGGAAGTATCTACGAACCCGAAGCTAGGTGGTGAGAAGAGGAAATGTACATGCTACGGGACCCTACATCCGGTATTCGATGCGGCGCCGAACTGCTTGAGCTGTGGGAAGATAATCTGCTCGCTGGAGGGGCTGCAGCCATGTTCGTTCTGCGGGACACCGTTGTTGTCTAACGATGAGATTCAAAGTATGATTCGTGAGTTGCGGGCGGAACGGGGGCAAGAGAAAATGCGCGCGCATAACGATAGCCTTCACCATGAGGGCGGCCCTGGAGTGACTACTTCCAGCCCATCGCAGTCGTCTAGTAAGTTGGATGCTGCGAGAGCGCACAGGGACAAGCTTTTGCAGTTTCAAGCGCAGAATGCAAAGAGAACGCGCGTGGTCGATGAGGCCGCCGACTTTGATACACCTAACGTTTCCTCTACGATGTGGATGACACCGTCACAGCGAGCGCTGGCGCTCAAGAAGCAGCAACGAATTATGcgcgagatggaggagaaagcaCGACCggagtgggagaagaagaaggcgattATGAGTTTGGATATCAAGGGCGGTCGTGTTAGAAAGGTGTATCAGACCGCACCAACTGAAACTACTTCCGCCGCagcggaggacgaggagacaGAGGATCTCTCCTACGATGTTGGCCGCCAACGAAGCGGCGGTGAGGCATTTAGTCGCAATCCTCTGCTTGCGGCTGGTGGCCTGATGCGACCTGTTTGGAAAGCGcctgaagagaagaagggagaGCCTAAAGAGCGACAGCAGACGTGGCGAAGAGTTCAAGATGACAGAGATGATAACGAGCAGTGGATTTTAGACGGAGGTTTGCACGGTTATACAGAATCAACATCGGAGACGTAG
- a CDS encoding uncharacterized protein (COG:S;~EggNog:ENOG410Q288;~InterPro:IPR007248;~PFAM:PF04117;~TransMembrane:3 (n6-17c25/26o41-61i138-160o204-223i);~go_component: GO:0016021 - integral component of membrane [Evidence IEA]), with product MTPYNTLLTITVQSTFLNAISNILAQIIDQWKKDKPFSLNVPAFLQFITYGIIIVPINHWWQRWLEVTFPGFLFQATTDAGSPSSSSPNPGSLPLSTVPNEKGSQEVVEVKDKFIPRRVTAIPPTGKRRRFYNFTMKLLLDQTAGGVLNIVLFVGLINLLKGASLARTWELVLEDFKPIMIARLKYRPVVSTLLYTSIPLDRRVVFGSFTGVLWGCYLSLYAAV from the exons ATGACGCCCTACAACACCCTCCTAACAATCACAGTCCAAAGCACTTTTCTCAATGCAATTTCCAATATACTGGCTCAGATTATAGACCAGTGGAAGAAAGAT AAACCATTCAGCCTGAACGTCCCCGCGTTCCTTCAGTTCATCACATATGGTATTATCATTGTCCCCATCAACCACTGGTGGCAGCGTTGGTTGGAG GTAACATTTCCGGGATTTCTATTTCAGGCGACGACAGATGCAGGctcaccgtcatcatcatcgcctaACCCGGGCTCACTCCCACTATCCACCGTTCCCAATGAAAAAGGAAGCCAggaggttgtcgaggtcAAAGACAAGTTCATCCCACGGAGAGTGACAGCAATACCACCAACTGGAAAACGAAGACGCTTTTACAATTTCACCATGAAGCTCCTGCTAGACCAGACGGCCGGTGGGGTTTTGAACATCGTTCTGTTTGTTGGGCTGATTAACCTGCTTAAAGGCGCGAGCTTGGCTAGGACTTGGGAGTTAGTTCTTGAG GACTTCAAACCAATCATGATAGCCCGGCTGAAGTACCGACCTGTTGTATCGACGCTGTTGTACACGAGTATCCCACTGGACCGTCGAGTCGTATTCGGGAGCTTCACCGGAGTGCTCTGGGGGTGTTATTTGAGTCTGTATGCAGCTGTTTAG
- the glkA gene encoding glucokinase glkA (COG:G;~EggNog:ENOG410PIUH;~InterPro:IPR001312,IPR019807,IPR022673,IPR022672, IPR043129;~PFAM:PF00349,PF03727;~go_function: GO:0004396 - hexokinase activity [Evidence IEA];~go_function: GO:0005524 - ATP binding [Evidence IEA];~go_function: GO:0005536 - glucose binding [Evidence IEA];~go_function: GO:0016773 - phosphotransferase activity, alcohol group as acceptor [Evidence IEA];~go_process: GO:0001678 - cellular glucose homeostasis [Evidence IEA];~go_process: GO:0005975 - carbohydrate metabolic process [Evidence IEA];~go_process: GO:0006096 - glycolytic process [Evidence IEA]) → MSALLQEAERIANQFDYSPNGVQRGVKEYIREVDEGLSEEGTTLSQIPTFVTSVPNGTEKGLYLAVDLGGTNFRVCSIDLHGNNTFSLTQSKIMIPRELMTSGSSKELFLFLARQIESFLRIHHNEHFEAHQRRKVEAKEVDLFDLGFTFSFPVRQLGINKGTLIRWTKGFDIPDAVGQDVCALLQDAIDELNLPVRVAALVNDTVGTLMARSYTSPGETGTFLGAIFGTGTNGAYVEKLDRITKMDKIEHSNYDKSTGEMIINAEWGSFDNHLSVLPNTKYDQQLDADSNNPGIQMFEKRVSGMFLGEILRLVLLDLHRNDSMGLFKPSSSSDVVVPESSSFYRQWGIDTSLLSTVEADKSKNHEQIKSALKEHLKIERPSDNDCKAVQTVVHAIGKRAARLSAVPLAAVLISTGKLQTDDLVDVGVDGSLVEYYPNFEGYMREALREVPEVGAAGEKKVRIGISKDGSGVGAALIALVASKEGTKAPQ, encoded by the exons ATGTCTGCTCTCCTGCAAGAAGCTGAGCGCATCGCGAACCAGTTCGACTACTCGCCGAATGGAGTGCAACGAGGCGTGAAGGAGTACATTAGAGAGGTTGACGAAGGACTGTCCGAGGAAGGCACAACTTTGAGCCAAATCCCAACGTTCGTGACGTCCGTGCCTAATGGCACCGAGAAG GGCTTGTACTTGGCCGTTGACCTAGGAGGCACCAACTTCCGGGTGTGCTCGATCGATTTGCACGGCAACAATACCTTCTCGCTCACGCAGTCCAAAATTATGATCCCTCGCGAATTGATGACGTCAGGATCATCAAAggagctcttcctcttcctcgcgcGCCAGATCGAGTCGTTTCTGCGCATCCATCACAACGAGCACTTCGAGGCCCATCAGCGACGAAAGGTGGAGGCTAAGGAGGTGGACTTGTTTGACCTAGGATTCACATTCAGTTTTCCTGTTCGCCAGCTGGGAATTAACAAAGGTACCCTGATTCGTTGGACGAAGGGCTTCGATATCCCCGACGCGGTAGGCCAGGACGTTTGCGCGCTCCTTCAAGATGCCATTGACGAACTGAATCTTCCTGTGCGCGTGGCTGCGCTTGTAAACGATACCGTTGGTACGCTGATGGCTCGTTCATATACGTCTCCCGGTGAAACTGGAACTTTTCTCGGTGCCATCTTTGGAACAGGCACCAACGGTGCGTATGTCGAAAAACTTGACAGGATTACAAAGATGGACAAGATTGAGCACTCGAACTATGACAAATCAACTGGTGAGATGATCATCAATGCGGAATGGGGCAGCTTCGACAACCACCTGAGCGTTTTGCCAAACACCAAGTACGATCAGCAACTGGACGCCGATAGCAACAACCCCGGTATTCAAATGTTTGAAAAGCGAGTGTCCGGTATGTTCCTGGGTGAGATTCTGCGTTTGGTCTTGCTTGACCTGCATCGCAATGACTCTATGGGTCTCTTCAAGCCTAGTTCATCATCAGATGTCGTTGTTCCAGAGTCCTCCTCTTTCTACCGACAATGGGGTATCGACACCAGCCTTCTCAGTACAGTCGAAGCGGACAAAAGCAAGAACCATGAGCAGATCAAGTCTGCACTGAAGGAGCACTTGAAGATTGAACGCCCAAGCGACAATGACTGCAAAGCTGTGCAAACCGTGGTTCACGCCATCGGAAAGCGTGCGGCTCGTCTGAGCGCCGTCCCTCTAGCTGCCGTCCTCATCTCCACCGGCAAGCTGCAGACCGACGATCTGGTAgatgtcggtgttgatggcAGCCTGGTCGAGTACTATCCCAACTTCGAGGGATACATGAGGGAGGCTCTACGTGAAGTCCCCGAGGTCGGTGCAgccggcgagaagaaggtACGTATCGGTATCTCCAAGGACGGCAGTGGAGTTGGCGCGGCTCTGATTGCGCTCGTCGCAAGCAAAGAGGGAACGAAGGCCCCACAATAA
- a CDS encoding Mic19 family protein (BUSCO:EOG09264OBO;~COG:S;~EggNog:ENOG410PQWT;~InterPro:IPR012471;~PFAM:PF07956) — MGAGGSKPEASAGSKHIFESNSPIQFSSNLVDGLQSNTETDSARAKTLELEIQARVAKELERLRAREQQTLAEVEKRLAEARDSAGAATSAAPVTSSISSYPAGSLDLDAPRIPFAGREYTPAAPAAIETAVPINHDLNRESVNSDIEELRLKLEGRKKLAELDGSVAKAQADVASCLRLNDRRPLDCWQEVQNFKREVAKLEEGFVDRIVG, encoded by the exons ATGGGCGCTGGCGGCTCCAAGCCCGAGGCCTCGGCCGGGTCAAAACACATTTTCGAGAG CAACTCCCCAATCCagttctcctccaacctcGTTGATGGCCTCCAATCCAACACCGAA ACCGACTCCGCCCGCGCAAAAACCCTCGAACTCGAAATCCAGGCACGTGTCGCCAAAGAACTTGAGCGCCTCCGCGCTCGCGAACAACAAACCCTcgccgaagtcgagaagCGTCTTGCGGAAGCCAGGGATTCTGCTGGCGCCGCTACCTCCGCCGCACCCGTAACATCAAGCATCAGCAGCTACCCAGCCGGCTCACTAGATCTCGATGCACCCCGGATCCCGTTTGCGGGCCGTGAGTACACGCCTGCTGCGCCCGCAGCCATTGAGACTGCAGTCCCCATCAACCACGACCTGAACCGGGAGTCGGTGAACTCGGATATTGAGGAACTGAGGCTTAAGCTTGAAGGACGGAAGAAGCTGGCAGAGTTGGATGGAAGCGTTGCGAAGGCCCAGGCGGATGTGGCTAGCTGTTTGAGACTGAATGACCGACGGCCGCTGGATTGCTGGCAGGAGGTGCAAAACTTCAAGAGAGAGGTTGCGAAGCTTGAGGAGGGCTTTGTGGATCGGATTGTGGGttga
- a CDS encoding ribonuclease P/MRP protein subunit POP1 (BUSCO:EOG09260TPT;~COG:A;~EggNog:ENOG410PHWG;~InterPro:IPR039182,IPR012590,IPR009723;~PFAM:PF08170,PF06978;~go_component: GO:0000172 - ribonuclease MRP complex [Evidence IEA];~go_component: GO:0005655 - nucleolar ribonuclease P complex [Evidence IEA];~go_process: GO:0001682 - tRNA 5'-leader removal [Evidence IEA]), which yields MALNQPTKRKTDFPGQNSAAARKRAKTIDARSLAVQSSEAALSVTGELDVAAYVKAREFEIRSLESGIQRSKAALTSRAFQQVPRSLRRRTASHNVKRVPGRLRARAKREMIEDNTPTVTARRRKPSETMRIRLETARRLQNLNAKSKAKRAALKAKQNKDGEKALEEAGSHPFTIAPRVPKIKKNKLSRPPPPESKYKKRQRTKIWMPTHMFHAKRAHMATSRDPLWRFAVPLSPTEKSYRPTHRASGARGAVAWDMSYISTIQLEGAEAALESVLRGVGVVGEDAWGVKGKKWRAGVRSLRTWVFESEGQQRPIAPVTLIRCARRTTEDVEMIDVGSDSNAKTTSDQKEKTKMFVRVHPSAFLRLWNELLGISKKQSPPVMVEDLRFEIGSIDITGPGSTEALIATLRPLEHGGEDASTDSVEATWRALLGVTNPSSLPQNALLSFSISDPRLHFPPQKLKPSFTEQRMQELAVLLSTWPPDKNPTWPTIFDRRNRLVASRNLASQKAINRRRTEAGLGVYPPPQASDPQIPVLVLATRPSSQQKSSNSLGTWTVLLPWKCVAPLWYSLMYYPLSSGGNPRFGGLKEQQQLAFEAGEPWFPGDFPGTLAGWKWGLREREASKKEWERRPKGRRVEFDSLDLGNGQKGEIGHGWACDWEKLVKSGNVPSVKKDTSTEKEKVLETDDASAEARKGEAEPRLNIHQLPYSQANLAINGKSSPEVCEGALATVKLTLHSRGHPTPRARIYRLPSNNPELRQKWTSLVSKSARSEAPGQAVPKAQRNMNTDNINVSRQRLAASLLSKTESSSHQEHLPLPLEEDLIGFITTGNFNLSEGKGTGIGSILVSKVRDTAKDSKRKSKERNMCIVRNAGETVGRLAFWELV from the exons ATGGCCCTCAACCAGCCAACAAAGCGTAAAACTGATTTCCCGGGCCAaaactccgccgccgcccgcaAACGCGCGAAGACCATCGATGCTCGCTCACTTGCGGTGCAGTCTTCTGAAGCAGCACTCTCTGTGACGGGAGAGCTCGATGTGGCTGCTTATGTTAAAGCTCGCGAGTTCGAAATTCGCTCCCTTGAATCCGGCATCCAACGATCGAAAGCCGCCCTCACCAGTCGTGCTTTTCAGCAAGTGCCTCGATCGCTAAGACGGCGGACCGCTAGCCACAATGTGAAGAGAGTGCCGGGGAGACTCAGAGCTCGGGCGAAGAGAGAG ATGATAGAGGACAACACACCGACTGTCACCGCACGGCGACGGAAACCTTCAGAGACAATGCGAATTCGCCTCGAGACTGCTAGACGCCTACAGAACCTCAATGCCAAAAGCAAAGCCAAACGAGCCGCTCTAAAGGCGAAGCAGAACAAGGATGGCGAAAAAGCTTTGGAAGAGGCGGGCAGTCACCCGTTTACTATCGCGCCGCGAGTTCCTAAGATCAAGAAAAACAAGCTTTCAcgaccgccgccgccggagtCGAAATACAAGAAGCGGCAACGTACGAAGATTTGGATGCCTACGCACATGTTTCATGCGAAACGCGCTCATATGGCTACGTCGAGAGACCCATTGTGGAGGTTTGCGGTGCCGTTATCGCCGACGGAGAAGAGCTATAGGCCTACGCATCGGGCGAGTGGTGCTAGGGGCGCAGTAGCTTGGGACATGAGTTATATTTCTACGATTCAGCTCGAGGGCGCGGAGGCAGCTCTGGAAAGTGTTCTGAGAGGCGTGGGCGTTGTGGGGGAAGACGCTTGGGGCgtgaagggaaagaaatGGAGAGCTGGTGTGAGGAGCCTCCGCACGTGGGTTTTCGAATCCGAGGGTCAGCAGAGGCCGATTGCACCTGTTACTTTGATCCGATGTGCCCGAAGAACAACAGAAGATGTGGAAATGATCGATGTTGGTAGTGATTCTAACGCCAAAACAACGTCGGATCAAAAAGAGAAAACGAAGATGTTCGTCCGGGTCCATCCTTCTGCATTCTTGCGCCTCTGGAACGAGCTGCTTGGGATATCAAAGAAACAAAGCCCACCAGTCATGGTTGAGGACCTCCGATTCGAGATTGGCAGCATCGACATTACCGGTCCAGGGTCAACTGAGGCGCTGATTGCAACATTACGCCCATTGGAACACGGGGGGGAGGATGCTTCGACGGACAGTGTAGAGGCCACATGGCGTGCTCTTCTGGGGGTTACAAATCCCTCCTCGCTGCCACAAAATGCGCTCCTTTCATTCTCCATATCAGATCCTCGCCTACACTTCCCCCCTCAAAAACTTAAACCTTCATTTACTGAACAGAGAATGCAAGAATTGGCCGTATTGCTATCAACCTGGCCTCCTGATAAGAACCCAACATGGCCGACAATATTTGACCGTCGCAACCGATTAGTGGCCAGTCGCAACCTGGCCAGCCAAAAGGCCATCAACCGACGGCGCACTGAGGCAGGACTGGGAGTTTACCCACCCCCTCAAGCTTCTGATCCACAAATCCCAGTTCTTGTATTGGCAACCAGACCTAGCTCTCAACAAAAGAGCAGCAATTCACTCGGAACCTGGACCGTACTTCTCCCATGGAAATGTGTGGCCCCGCTGTGGTATTCCTTGATGTACTATCCACTCTCGAGTGGAGGTAATCCGAGGTTTGGCGGGCTGAAAgagcaacaacagctcgCCTTCGAGGCAGGAGAGCCCTGGTTTCCTGGTGATTTCCCGGGCACCCTTGCTGGCTGGAAATGGGGCCTACGAGAACGTGAAGCATCCAAGAAAGAATGGGAACGACGGCCAAAAGGACGGCGAGTTGAATTCGACtcgctggatctggggaaCGGCCAGAAGGGCGAAATCGGTCATGGCTGGGCGTGCGATTGGGAGAAACTAGTTAAATCTGGCAATGTTCCCTCCGTGAAAAAGGATACAAGTaccgaaaaagaaaaagtccTAGAAACTGATGACGCATCAGCTGAGGCACGAAAGGGTGAAGCCGAACCACGATTAAACATCCATCAACTGCCATATTCCCAGGCAAATCTTGCCATCAACGGCAAATCCTCACCTGAGGTCTGCGAGGGCGCTCTCGCAACAGTGAAGCTCACTCTCCATTCTCGTGGACACCCAACTCCACGAGCACGCATTTACCGACTTCCCTCGAATAACCCGGAACTTCGGCAGAAATGGACCTCGTTGGTGTCGAAGAGCGCGCGGTCAGAGGCACCAGGCCAGGCCGTCCCAAAAGCCCAACGAAATATGAATACCGACAATATCAACGTATCCCGACAACGTCTCGCCGCATCACTCTTGTCAAAAACTGAGTCCTCCAGCCACCAAGAACATCTACCCCTGCCTTTGGAAGAGGACCTTATCGGCTTCATCACGACAGGAAACTTTAACCTTTCTGAAGGGAAGGGCACAGGGATAGGTTCGATACTGGTATCGAAAGTAAGGGATACAGCGAAGGATTCTAAAcgaaagagcaaagaaagGAATATGTGCATTGTTCGAAATGCAGGTGAGACCGTGGGTCGATTGGCTTTCTGGGAACTCGTTTGA